The Streptomyces durmitorensis genome contains the following window.
GGCATCGCCAACACACTGACCCTCGCGATCCACGAACGGACCCGTGAGCTGGGCCTGTTGCGAGCGGTCGGGCAGACGAGGGCGCAGCTGCGGGCCATGGTCCGCTGGGAGTCGGTCCTTGTCGCCGCCTTCGGCACGGCCGGAGGCCTGGTGCTCGGCGGCTTCCTCGGCTGGGTGCTCGTCAAGGCCTCGGACGGCGCGACGAGCAGTGCTTTCGCGTTCGCGGTGCCGCCGGTCCAGCTCGCGGTGGTCGTCCTGGTGGGCCTGGCGGCGGGAGCCCTCGCGGGTCTTCGTCCGGCACGGCGGGCCGCACGCCTGGACGTGCTGCGTGCCATCGCCACCGAGTGACGTAGGACGCCCGCCCGGCGGAGCCTGTCACCGCCCGGTCAGCCGACAACGGCCGACCGGGCGGGAGCATGTCCGGGCGCGTGCCCGTCGGCGAGTGACTGCGGCCCGGCGCCCAGGTCCGCGAAGGGACCGGCCGTGGCCGCGCCGTACGCCGGGTACCTGGACGGCAGTGCCGCGTCGGACGTAGGGGCCGGGAGGGTGAACCAGACGACTTTGCCCGTGTCACCGTGGGGGCGCACCCCCCAGCTCTCACTGACGGCGGCGACCATGGCGAGCCCGCGGCCACAGGTCGCGAACTGCTCGGCGTCGCGCACCTGGGGGAGGCGGGGGTCGTGGTCGTGCACGGAGACGGTGAGGCGGTCGAGCAGCAGCTCGATCTCCACGGTGCACACCTTGTCCGGCTGTGCGTGCCGGTGCACGTTGGTCAGGAGCTCGGTCACACCGAGCGCGGCCTGGTCTATCAACGGATCGAGGTGCCAGTAGCGCAACTGCGCCGATACGATTCTGCGGACCTGGCCGATCCGCGACGGCTGAGCCTGAAGCTCCACCGTGCAATACCTGCTTGGCTGGCTGATCACGGCTGCGACTCCCCGAATTGCGTCCGGAAGAAGGCGACGATCGGATTCAGCAGCGGCCGCGGGGTCTGCCGGCTGCTGTTCGCGGCCGGCGGGCTGGTTCGCAGCGTCATCGCCGGTGAACCCAGAGTGATGTGACACCAGAGTGACTCAGGGGGTGCGGGCGTGCAACTCGCACCGCCCCGGCCGGAGTGCGGGGCTCCCTCAGACCCGTGCCCTGCTGCCTCCGGCCCGGCGCACCGCGTCGATGAACTTGCGCACCGTCGGCGGCCCTGCCTTGCCGGGCGCCGGATCATGATCGGCGAGGGTGAGGCGATAGCGCGTGCCGTTCAGTTCGGCGAGGGCCCGGTCGTCGGCGGCGAACCACGGCTTGCCGGCCCGCACGGTCTGGACCGGCGCGCTGTCGATCTCCCTGCCGTAACTGGTCAGCAGCTCGAACCTGCCGTCAGTGATACGGATTTGACCCGCCCGGGTGAGGGAGCGCAGCCGTCGTCCGATCCGCACGCCTGTGGCCGTGAAATCCGGCTCCGCCATGACGTTCCGCCCCCTTGAGCGATTCGGTATGCCGTTCCGTACGGGACCGCCGTCCCGTGCGGTGCAGTCTGCACGCACCTGACGTCGAGCACCAGTGCGTATGAAGACGTGGTCATAAGTGGACGCCGCCCCCTCACCAGTGTGCCGTGTCCCTGTGCCGATCGACTGCGCCAGGTGTGCCTTTGAGGGTCTCAAACGTGTGTTTATGCAGGTGAGAAGCGTGCGGAAGGTGCATATGATCGAGGCGTCCGGCCCCCTCGAAGCGCGGCCGGGTTGACGCCAAGGAGCCGCGCCGTGAGCACCACACAGCAGGATCAAGCCGATGAGCCGATGACCACGCTCGACGTGGACCGCAGCGACGCGGAGTACCGCGCCTGGCTCAAAGAAGCCGTACGCAAGGTCCAGGCCGACGCCAACCGCTCGGCCGACACGCACCTCCTGCGCTTCCCGCTGCCGGAGAAATGGGGCATCGACCTCTATCTCAAGGACGAGTCGACCCACCCGACCGGCAGCCTCAAGCACCGTCTGGCCCGCTCGCTCTTCCTCTACGGCCTCTGCAACGGCTGGATCCGGCCGGGGCGGCCGGTCATCGAGGCCTCCAGCGGCTCGACAGCCGTCTCCGAGGCGTACTTCGCGAAACTGATCGGGGTGCCCTTCATCGCGGTGATGCCCCGCACGACCAGCGCCGAGAAGTGCCGACTGATCGAATTCCACGGCGGCCAGTGTCACTTCGTGGACGACTCGCGCACGATGTATGCCGAGTCGGCCGCTCTCGCCGTCGAGACCGGCGGCCACTACATGGACCAGTTCACCTACGCGGAACGGGCCACGGACTGGCGGGGCAACAACAACATCGCCGAATCGATCTACCAGCAGATGAAGTTGGAGCGCTATCCGGAGCCCGCGTGGATCGTCGCCACGGCGGGCACGGGCGGCACGTCGGCGACCATCGCCCGTTACGTCCACTACATGCAGCACGACACCAAGCTCTGCGTCGCCGACCCCGAGAACTCCTGCTTCTTCGACGGCTGGACCAACCACGACCCGGACGCCACCAGCGACTGCGGCTCCCGCATCGAAGGCATCGGCAGGCCCCGGATGGAGCCGAGCTTCGTGCCCGGCGCGATCGACCGCATGATGAAGGTGCCGGACGCGGCGAGCGTCGCCGCCGTGCGGGCCCTGGAGCAGGCGATCGGCCGCAAGGCGGGCGGCTCGACGGGAACCGGCCTCTGGAGCTCCTTGAAGATCGTCGCCGAGATGGTGGCCGCGGGCCGCACGGGCAGCGTCGTCACGCTCATCTGCGACCCGGGCGACCGCTATCTGGACAAGTACTACTCGGACGCGTGGCTGGCCGAGCAGGGCATGGACATCACGCCGTACGCGGCCGCCATCAAGTCGCTCCTGGCCACCGGATCCTGGACCGACTGACCTTCAACCGGCGTACAGGAGTCAGGCGTTGGCCGCCGCGAGACGTCGGTCCAGGGCCGTGACGGCGTCCCGGAAGGCGCGGCCCATGCCCGCCCTGCCGAGCTTCATGGCGAAGCGGAAGGGTGCGGCGCCGTCCGCGGCGAACGTCCACTGCACGAGGGTGCCGGTCCCCGCCGGGGTCAGCCGCCACTCCTCGACGAGGGCGCGCAGGCCAGGGGCGTTCGACTCGTCGGCGCGGTAGGCGTACCGCTCCGCCACGTCGGTCGCGACGATCGTCTCCCGAAAGCGCGTGCCGCCCTTGAGCCGGACCTCGCGGCCCTTGCCGCCGTCCGCGCCGTCGACGGGGCGGCACAGCGTGACCGCGGTGAACCACTCGGGCCAGCCGGTCATGTCGTCGGCGAGGGCGCGGTACACCGTCTCCGGGGGCGCGCTCACCTCACGGGCGAAGACCAGACGCAACGGAGCGGACTCGACGAACTCGAGCCCCACGGGCCTCAGTCGGCGTGCCATCGAACTCAGCCCCCAAGCGGCATCGGGTGGTTGACCGGGCACCGTCACCATAGCTGGCGGACCGTCAGATGTCTGCGGTGCTTCCGGCGTTCTCCGGCTGCCCGACGCTCTCGCCGTGCTCGCCCCGCTCGTCGACGCCCGGCTCCTCGGGCTCGCCCGTGACCACCAGGCGTCGCAGATGCTCGGAGATCTCCACCCGCGCCGCCGCGGGAAGACCCGCGTCCGTCACGAGCGTGTCGACCTGCTCCAGGGTGGCGAACGAACTGAGGCCCACCGTGCCCCACTTGGTGTGGTCGGCGACCACGATGACCCGTCGCGCCGACTGCACCAGACGCCGGTTGGTCTCCGCCTCCGCGAGGTTGGGAGTGGACAGGCCGGCCTCCGCCGATATGCCGTGCACACCCAGGAAGAGCACGTCGAAGTGGAGCGCGCCGATCGCCTGGTCGGCGACCGGGCCGACCAGCGAGTCCGACGGGGTGCGCACGCCGCCCGTGAGGACCACGGTGGCCGCGCCCTGACGCTGGCCCGAGGTGCGCTGCGCGGAGTGGAACACGTCCGCGACCCGCACCGAGTTCGTCACCACCGTCAGGTCCGGCACGTCCAGGAGATGGTGGGCCAGTGCGTACGTGGTCGTGCCGCCGGAGAGTGCGATCGCCGTGCCCGGCGCCACCAGGGAGGCCG
Protein-coding sequences here:
- a CDS encoding ATP-binding protein, whose translation is MISQPSRYCTVELQAQPSRIGQVRRIVSAQLRYWHLDPLIDQAALGVTELLTNVHRHAQPDKVCTVEIELLLDRLTVSVHDHDPRLPQVRDAEQFATCGRGLAMVAAVSESWGVRPHGDTGKVVWFTLPAPTSDAALPSRYPAYGAATAGPFADLGAGPQSLADGHAPGHAPARSAVVG
- a CDS encoding PLP-dependent cysteine synthase family protein, whose product is MTTLDVDRSDAEYRAWLKEAVRKVQADANRSADTHLLRFPLPEKWGIDLYLKDESTHPTGSLKHRLARSLFLYGLCNGWIRPGRPVIEASSGSTAVSEAYFAKLIGVPFIAVMPRTTSAEKCRLIEFHGGQCHFVDDSRTMYAESAALAVETGGHYMDQFTYAERATDWRGNNNIAESIYQQMKLERYPEPAWIVATAGTGGTSATIARYVHYMQHDTKLCVADPENSCFFDGWTNHDPDATSDCGSRIEGIGRPRMEPSFVPGAIDRMMKVPDAASVAAVRALEQAIGRKAGGSTGTGLWSSLKIVAEMVAAGRTGSVVTLICDPGDRYLDKYYSDAWLAEQGMDITPYAAAIKSLLATGSWTD
- a CDS encoding SRPBCC family protein, with the translated sequence MARRLRPVGLEFVESAPLRLVFAREVSAPPETVYRALADDMTGWPEWFTAVTLCRPVDGADGGKGREVRLKGGTRFRETIVATDVAERYAYRADESNAPGLRALVEEWRLTPAGTGTLVQWTFAADGAAPFRFAMKLGRAGMGRAFRDAVTALDRRLAAANA
- a CDS encoding DeoR/GlpR family DNA-binding transcription regulator, whose amino-acid sequence is MSENQNLLAEQRRALILDEVRRRGGVRVNELTRKLGVSDMTVRRDLDALARQGVLEKVHGGAVPVVEASTHEPGFEAKSGLELNAKEDIARTAASLVAPGTAIALSGGTTTYALAHHLLDVPDLTVVTNSVRVADVFHSAQRTSGQRQGAATVVLTGGVRTPSDSLVGPVADQAIGALHFDVLFLGVHGISAEAGLSTPNLAEAETNRRLVQSARRVIVVADHTKWGTVGLSSFATLEQVDTLVTDAGLPAAARVEISEHLRRLVVTGEPEEPGVDERGEHGESVGQPENAGSTADI